Proteins encoded in a region of the Leptolyngbya subtilissima AS-A7 genome:
- a CDS encoding tetratricopeptide repeat protein, producing the protein MGLYLTPWLRRQQARYRHRQALTQMRKGNIEVALTVLPQALDHSPCPADIHIELGKAYWQIEDTAAALEHFSAAIALDPANVRAYGNRGLLHCQQGRDDLALADWQQALQHQPGHALIHYNRGLLYFRQQDYVAALADFDAAIAANPNLAEAYLHRGHVHEQLGQTIAAAHDWELALCNDLNLDQARLKLHHLQQVHRDRALSQRLQAELGLKQVVVEAEYLDDRFRIQIHRPVGVGLNYFTLPDQIRALLISWQMDDIHSFDLTGQVQGQPVVEWRGHYKVFQGQPCPPARWHRVLLTAFVIFPPLGIPALACAMNLRQAYQQGDYLSALRASKTIQGLCRAGSIISLTLVTMLMGYWSYQHLYGPPEASAAPAELTFPKSPAPAEADN; encoded by the coding sequence ATGGGACTCTACCTCACTCCCTGGTTACGTCGTCAGCAGGCTCGCTACCGTCATCGGCAGGCTTTAACCCAGATGCGCAAGGGCAACATTGAGGTGGCGCTGACGGTTTTGCCCCAGGCCCTAGACCACTCGCCCTGTCCGGCCGATATCCACATTGAGCTGGGCAAGGCATACTGGCAAATTGAGGACACAGCGGCGGCGCTGGAGCATTTTTCGGCGGCGATCGCCCTTGATCCTGCCAACGTGCGCGCCTACGGCAACCGCGGCCTGCTCCACTGCCAGCAGGGGCGAGATGACCTAGCCTTGGCCGACTGGCAGCAGGCGCTGCAGCACCAGCCCGGCCATGCTCTAATTCACTACAACCGGGGGCTGCTGTACTTTCGACAGCAGGACTATGTCGCCGCCCTGGCCGATTTTGATGCCGCCATTGCCGCCAACCCCAACCTGGCTGAGGCCTACCTGCACCGAGGCCACGTTCACGAGCAGCTCGGGCAAACCATCGCCGCTGCCCACGACTGGGAGCTGGCCCTCTGCAACGATCTCAACCTCGATCAGGCGCGGCTAAAGCTGCACCACTTGCAGCAGGTTCACCGCGATCGCGCCCTTTCCCAGCGCCTACAGGCGGAGCTGGGACTTAAGCAAGTCGTCGTCGAGGCCGAGTACTTAGACGACCGTTTCCGCATTCAAATCCACCGCCCGGTGGGGGTAGGGCTAAACTATTTCACCCTGCCCGATCAGATTCGCGCCCTGCTCATCAGCTGGCAAATGGATGACATTCACAGCTTCGACCTCACAGGCCAAGTGCAAGGTCAGCCGGTAGTTGAGTGGCGGGGCCACTACAAGGTGTTTCAGGGGCAACCCTGCCCCCCGGCCCGGTGGCATCGAGTCTTGCTCACCGCCTTTGTGATTTTTCCACCCCTGGGCATTCCGGCCCTAGCCTGCGCCATGAATCTGCGTCAGGCATACCAGCAGGGCGACTATCTCAGTGCCCTGCGAGCCTCTAAGACAATTCAGGGGTTGTGCCGAGCCGGCAGCATTATTTCCCTGACCCTAGTGACGATGCTGATGGGCTACTGGAGCTACCAGCACCTCTACGGCCCGCCTGAAGCTTCTGCCGCACCGGCGGAGCTAACTTTCCCTAAGTCGCCGGCTCCGGCTGAAGCTGATAACTAG
- a CDS encoding CO2 hydration protein: MTKTLSLAKSNLHPLEPFIQKLLGAEALLPDSESNVIEVVGILKSYGVVLDAYSKNLIYIADHQFLVLFPFFKYFNGKVTLPQLLRHWWHDRINFEYAEYCMKTMLWHGGGKMDEYLDSDDFLQHCQAAVAAKIKTNLPIRALNGLFPDFLPEQVRQLAYYSALGQFWRVMSDLFIDLSDAYDAGKVQTIPQVVAFIKAGLVAAAAIPISYAVEIDGTSYELLPKSAGLTFLMDVAVPYVEAVFFRGTPFLGTVSYNAQADQISADQGRFEYGALYADPLPIGGAGIPPTLLMQDMRHYLPDYLTAFYQSKGRGLDDVRVKICQSFQKSMFCVTSASLQGLLPHPADTQDPREQATNHAFLAGWMDRLATSRLDVVQL, encoded by the coding sequence ATGACCAAAACCCTATCTCTGGCCAAATCCAACCTCCACCCCCTAGAGCCCTTTATTCAAAAGCTACTAGGAGCCGAGGCGTTGCTGCCCGACTCTGAGAGCAACGTGATTGAGGTGGTGGGTATTCTCAAGAGCTATGGGGTCGTGCTCGATGCTTATTCCAAAAATCTGATTTACATTGCCGATCATCAGTTCTTGGTATTGTTTCCGTTTTTCAAGTATTTCAACGGCAAGGTAACTCTGCCTCAGCTACTGCGTCACTGGTGGCACGATCGCATCAACTTTGAGTACGCCGAATACTGCATGAAAACCATGCTCTGGCACGGCGGCGGCAAAATGGATGAATACCTCGACAGCGATGACTTTTTGCAGCACTGTCAGGCTGCCGTTGCTGCCAAGATCAAAACCAACCTACCGATTCGGGCGTTGAACGGTCTATTCCCCGATTTTCTGCCTGAGCAGGTGCGCCAGCTGGCCTACTACAGCGCCTTGGGACAGTTTTGGCGGGTGATGAGCGATCTGTTTATCGACCTGTCCGACGCCTACGATGCGGGCAAGGTACAGACTATTCCCCAGGTGGTAGCCTTCATCAAGGCGGGATTGGTGGCGGCGGCAGCGATTCCCATTAGCTATGCAGTCGAGATCGATGGAACCAGCTACGAACTGCTGCCCAAATCTGCCGGACTGACGTTTTTGATGGATGTGGCGGTTCCCTACGTGGAGGCAGTTTTCTTTCGCGGCACGCCGTTTTTGGGCACAGTTTCCTACAATGCTCAAGCCGACCAAATTTCCGCCGACCAGGGTCGCTTTGAGTATGGTGCTCTCTATGCCGACCCTTTGCCCATTGGCGGGGCAGGCATTCCTCCCACGCTGCTAATGCAGGATATGCGTCACTATTTGCCTGATTATCTGACGGCGTTTTACCAATCTAAGGGGCGCGGGCTTGACGATGTCCGGGTCAAAATTTGTCAGAGCTTTCAAAAGTCGATGTTTTGCGTCACCAGTGCCTCGCTGCAAGGGCTACTGCCCCACCCTGCGGATACCCAAGATCCCCGTGAGCAAGCCACTAACCACGCTTTCCTCGCTGGATGGATGGATCGCTTGGCGACTTCTCGGCTGGATGTGGTGCAGCTTTGA
- a CDS encoding NAD(P)H-quinone oxidoreductase subunit M translates to MMLKSTTRHVHIYTAVVANNELVPSEDKLTLDIDPDNEFNWSDDAIKAVYAEFDRLVDAAAGEDLTDYNLRRIGSDLEHFIRQLLQQGAISYNLKSRALNYSMGLPRVEADKSAS, encoded by the coding sequence ATGATGCTCAAATCGACCACTCGGCACGTTCACATTTACACCGCTGTTGTTGCCAACAACGAGCTGGTGCCCAGCGAAGACAAACTCACCCTAGACATTGACCCCGACAACGAGTTCAACTGGTCTGACGATGCCATCAAGGCTGTCTATGCCGAGTTTGATCGACTGGTCGATGCCGCCGCCGGAGAAGATTTGACCGACTACAACCTGCGCCGCATTGGCTCCGATCTGGAGCACTTCATTCGGCAGCTCCTGCAGCAGGGAGCCATTAGCTATAACCTCAAGAGCCGCGCCCTCAACTACAGCATGGGGCTACCTCGAGTTGAGGCCGATAAGTCAGCTAGCTAG
- a CDS encoding protein phosphatase 2C domain-containing protein — MLQCSNPSCRSVSTPPASHCKVCQTPLLYRFLLAVGDGLLTGRSGTLIAGRFLVWGEGQKRTQGKHQLWLDTRPDTPPPTLEKIPATVMAYLKLFHLAQQVPRPYAYLTSEQTGLSATVLLLDNAPIAMRLHSQTVDEKGAPPGQGKIEAAILPSLAQRWPEGSPLQQLNWLRQVAALWPALMEEQLATTLLELDNLRVDGALLRLTTLVADDSSPTLAQLSQRWQALVATAQPEVRPYLSWLCKALKEGKLASDQELVAELEGAIHTLAQGLLVTVDWAADTDQGPSRDRNEDACYPEKDSRQQRLPVSADSVETLPLLLVCDGIGGHEQGNVASQTAIKLLQQELEPLTQQAYPSPGAIAQRLKQALILANDAISARNNDENRSARARMGTTVVVALVHFPYVSIAHIGDSRAYRVSPYTCYQITVDDDVASREAQMGYALYSEAVQLPSGGALIQALGISDSGMLYPSVQHHLLDDPMVLLLCSDGLSDYDRVEILAPHLVAPITTAPSPLSPVVAALIQQANRLNGHDNVTVGLMRFMPQLGPLPILPAGSLRQAENTPPSVLGSLPLTDSSAATPSTRLVAPVSPADLTPVPRRSGFPWVPFLGGVGVVLAALAGVGFALSRNSSEPVAFRPIASSGLAPALAGRPLPEAALAAIVEVAVGSFWQSAPPLSATGNSELLQLSPQPALSAAGETRAVATGSVLRVVSRQTTADNVEWVRLRVCSIPSGESLDQQPQETNQPPSALPTAPNLGQRLLAPGEEGWVQTRQIYGAGTVLKLVTPAQAGRCTP; from the coding sequence GTGCTCCAGTGCTCTAACCCATCTTGTCGGTCGGTTTCGACCCCACCTGCTAGCCACTGCAAGGTTTGCCAAACTCCCCTGCTGTATCGCTTTTTGTTGGCGGTTGGGGATGGGCTGCTCACGGGGCGCTCTGGCACGCTGATCGCCGGGCGTTTTTTGGTCTGGGGCGAGGGTCAAAAACGGACCCAGGGGAAGCATCAACTCTGGCTCGACACCCGGCCCGACACTCCTCCCCCTACCCTAGAAAAAATTCCGGCCACGGTAATGGCTTACCTAAAGCTGTTTCACCTGGCCCAGCAGGTTCCTCGCCCCTATGCCTACCTAACGTCAGAGCAAACTGGGTTATCGGCCACGGTGTTGCTATTGGACAACGCTCCCATTGCTATGCGGCTGCATTCCCAGACCGTTGACGAGAAAGGAGCTCCTCCTGGGCAAGGAAAAATTGAAGCCGCTATCCTACCTTCGCTAGCTCAACGGTGGCCAGAGGGGTCGCCTTTGCAGCAGCTCAACTGGCTACGGCAGGTAGCAGCCCTGTGGCCAGCGCTGATGGAAGAGCAGTTGGCTACTACCCTTCTAGAACTCGACAACCTGCGGGTAGATGGTGCTCTACTGCGGCTCACCACGCTGGTGGCCGACGATTCTAGCCCTACCCTGGCTCAGCTGAGCCAGCGGTGGCAGGCGCTGGTGGCCACGGCTCAACCCGAGGTGCGCCCCTACCTCAGTTGGCTGTGTAAGGCCCTCAAGGAGGGGAAATTAGCTTCTGACCAAGAGCTGGTAGCCGAACTGGAGGGAGCCATTCATACCCTGGCCCAGGGGTTGCTAGTGACGGTGGATTGGGCGGCAGATACCGATCAGGGGCCAAGCCGCGATCGCAACGAAGATGCCTGCTATCCCGAGAAAGACTCGCGCCAGCAGCGCCTACCGGTCTCAGCGGACAGCGTTGAGACCCTGCCGCTGCTGCTGGTGTGCGACGGTATTGGCGGTCATGAGCAGGGCAATGTGGCCTCCCAAACGGCCATCAAGCTGCTTCAGCAGGAGCTAGAGCCCCTCACTCAGCAGGCTTACCCATCTCCAGGGGCGATCGCCCAACGCCTCAAGCAGGCCCTGATCTTGGCCAACGACGCCATTTCTGCCCGCAATAACGACGAGAATCGTTCAGCCCGCGCCCGCATGGGCACCACCGTGGTGGTGGCCCTGGTGCATTTTCCCTACGTTTCCATCGCCCACATTGGCGACAGTCGCGCTTACCGAGTCAGCCCTTACACCTGCTACCAAATCACAGTAGACGACGACGTTGCGTCCCGAGAAGCCCAAATGGGCTATGCCCTCTACTCAGAGGCCGTCCAGCTGCCTAGCGGAGGGGCGCTCATTCAGGCGTTAGGCATCAGCGACTCGGGCATGCTATATCCCTCCGTACAGCATCATCTGCTCGACGATCCGATGGTGCTACTGCTCTGCTCTGACGGTCTCAGCGACTACGATCGCGTCGAAATCCTTGCGCCCCACTTGGTAGCGCCTATAACGACCGCCCCCAGTCCTCTCAGCCCGGTTGTAGCTGCCCTAATTCAGCAGGCGAACCGGCTCAATGGCCACGATAACGTCACCGTTGGGCTAATGCGGTTTATGCCCCAGCTTGGCCCTCTGCCAATCCTACCCGCGGGCTCCCTACGGCAGGCAGAGAATACTCCCCCCAGCGTGCTTGGGTCTCTCCCCTTGACCGACAGTTCAGCCGCAACGCCGTCAACCCGGCTCGTGGCCCCAGTCTCACCGGCCGATTTGACCCCAGTCCCCAGACGATCAGGCTTTCCTTGGGTGCCCTTCTTGGGAGGTGTGGGTGTGGTGCTCGCCGCGCTAGCGGGCGTGGGCTTTGCCTTGAGCCGCAATTCCTCCGAGCCTGTTGCTTTCCGACCAATAGCCTCGTCAGGGTTGGCACCTGCTCTGGCGGGGCGACCGCTACCGGAAGCCGCCTTGGCCGCCATTGTTGAGGTCGCCGTTGGATCGTTTTGGCAGTCTGCGCCGCCTTTGAGTGCAACAGGTAACAGTGAACTGCTACAGCTAAGCCCACAGCCTGCCTTGAGTGCAGCGGGAGAGACTCGAGCCGTAGCCACAGGCAGCGTACTCAGGGTTGTCAGTCGCCAAACCACGGCGGACAATGTCGAGTGGGTGCGGTTGCGGGTCTGCTCAATTCCCTCGGGCGAGTCCCTTGACCAACAACCTCAGGAAACCAATCAACCCCCTTCTGCCCTGCCTACCGCCCCAAATCTAGGTCAACGCCTGTTAGCTCCGGGGGAAGAGGGCTGGGTGCAGACTCGCCAGATCTACGGGGCAGGCACGGTGCTAAAGCTAGTCACCCCGGCCCAAGCGGGTCGCTGCACGCCCTAG
- a CDS encoding phosphoribosyltransferase codes for MADFYVSWDDYHRDIEKLAIQIYESDWDFNQIVCLAKGGLRIGDTLCRLFDVPLAILSTASYGGADGRTRGSITFSRDLSMTTPSLGSQVLIVDDLVDSGYSLKKSMAWLHHKYGFYIEDVRTAVLWYKAESIIKPDYHVVYLPDNPWIHQPFERYETMSPADLAASYQLQPEPAT; via the coding sequence ATGGCTGATTTTTACGTGAGCTGGGACGACTATCACCGGGATATTGAAAAGCTCGCCATTCAGATCTACGAGTCAGACTGGGACTTTAACCAAATCGTTTGCCTGGCCAAGGGGGGGCTACGCATCGGTGACACACTCTGTCGGCTGTTCGATGTGCCCCTGGCAATTTTGTCCACCGCCTCCTACGGTGGGGCCGATGGCCGCACCCGAGGGTCGATCACGTTCTCCCGCGATCTGAGCATGACCACCCCCAGTCTGGGTAGCCAGGTACTGATCGTCGACGACCTAGTCGATTCAGGCTATAGCCTCAAGAAATCCATGGCCTGGCTGCACCACAAATATGGTTTCTACATTGAAGATGTGCGCACAGCCGTACTTTGGTACAAAGCTGAATCGATCATCAAGCCTGACTATCACGTGGTCTATCTACCCGATAACCCGTGGATTCATCAGCCCTTTGAACGCTACGAAACTATGAGCCCGGCCGATCTGGCGGCTAGTTATCAGCTTCAGCCGGAGCCGGCGACTTAG
- a CDS encoding MFS transporter, whose protein sequence is MASNPPSSIAAPAKFSLWGKLAFGAGDIGPGMTANLLSFSFLIFLTTAAGLSPVAAGSVLAIGRIWDAFNDPFIGYLSDKTRTRWGRRYPWIVLGAIPFGVTFFLTWVVPGWESDTARFWYYVVMSLLFQVFYTVVNLPYTTLTAELTKDYDERTELTAFRLGASLFGAIAALGLGLVIAQVITDQRQQYLVLGGICAVLSVLPLLWCVWGTYPYAVQRNALQPADTDEAALPFLQQIRVVFSNRAFVFVVGIYLFAWLALQMTASIIPFYATFWMGLDSYFLAALLVQGTAILMMVVVNYLSRRLGKQEVFYIGIGTWIIAQIALFFVQPGQVAALYLLCIVISFGVATAYVVPWAMLPDVIELDEIKTGQRREGIFYAFMTLLQKVGLALGLFLVGLALQSSGFVSEAAQQSDSALLAIRVFIGPVPMVLLAMSMLLTRLYPITRQMHEEMLLQLAERDRVQKQDDIDGVR, encoded by the coding sequence ATGGCTTCTAACCCGCCTTCTTCCATCGCTGCCCCTGCTAAGTTTTCCCTTTGGGGCAAGCTGGCTTTTGGGGCTGGAGACATTGGGCCAGGGATGACCGCCAACCTGCTGTCGTTTTCGTTCTTGATTTTTTTGACGACAGCAGCAGGTCTGAGCCCAGTAGCGGCGGGGTCGGTGCTGGCGATCGGGCGCATTTGGGACGCCTTTAATGATCCGTTCATTGGCTATCTGAGCGATAAGACCCGTACCCGCTGGGGCCGCCGCTATCCCTGGATTGTGCTGGGAGCCATTCCCTTTGGGGTGACGTTTTTTCTCACCTGGGTGGTGCCGGGGTGGGAGAGCGACACTGCCCGATTTTGGTACTACGTGGTAATGTCGCTGCTGTTTCAGGTGTTTTATACGGTGGTGAACCTGCCCTACACCACCCTCACCGCCGAGCTGACCAAGGACTATGACGAACGCACTGAGCTGACCGCCTTTCGGCTGGGGGCGTCGCTGTTTGGGGCGATCGCCGCCCTCGGCCTCGGTCTAGTGATCGCCCAGGTGATTACTGACCAGCGCCAGCAGTATTTAGTCTTAGGTGGCATTTGCGCAGTACTGTCGGTGCTGCCGCTGCTGTGGTGCGTGTGGGGCACCTACCCCTATGCCGTTCAGCGCAATGCCCTACAGCCCGCCGACACTGACGAAGCCGCGTTGCCATTTCTCCAGCAGATCAGGGTCGTCTTTTCCAACCGAGCTTTTGTGTTTGTGGTGGGCATCTATTTGTTTGCCTGGTTGGCCCTACAGATGACCGCCAGCATCATTCCCTTTTACGCCACTTTTTGGATGGGGCTTGACTCTTACTTTTTAGCGGCGCTGCTGGTGCAGGGCACCGCCATTTTGATGATGGTGGTGGTCAACTACCTCAGCCGTCGTTTGGGCAAGCAGGAGGTGTTTTACATCGGCATTGGCACCTGGATCATTGCCCAGATTGCGCTGTTCTTTGTGCAGCCGGGGCAGGTGGCGGCGCTCTACCTGCTGTGCATTGTGATTAGCTTTGGGGTGGCCACCGCCTATGTGGTGCCCTGGGCTATGCTGCCCGACGTGATTGAGCTAGATGAGATCAAAACCGGCCAGCGACGAGAAGGAATTTTCTACGCCTTTATGACGCTGCTGCAAAAGGTGGGCCTGGCTTTGGGGCTGTTTTTGGTGGGCCTGGCACTACAGTCTTCAGGATTTGTTAGCGAGGCGGCCCAGCAGTCTGACTCGGCCCTGCTAGCCATTCGCGTTTTTATTGGCCCTGTACCCATGGTGCTGCTAGCGATGTCAATGCTGTTGACTCGTCTTTACCCTATCACTCGTCAGATGCACGAAGAAATGCTGCTACAACTGGCTGAGCGCGATCGCGTTCAGAAACAAGACGATATAGATGGAGTGAGGTGA
- a CDS encoding CHAT domain-containing protein, with protein sequence MPSFDDLTLCLAIDRLTQADSTHYAIWVLESPFPGGYAHHDRLWDSQMAQIWESWQQFFSLRGLPQVPHVPSAYVPQFHLDDLLDRVAPAAEAGGYTGRLMQGLGVSLWEWLFDGPIRQTLERSLGMAIGQNRPLKLRLEVRPPELISLPWEIMQPQPGCPALSLGPQVLFSRTASTVEPLPEAELDISLRILLVLGQDDPGITAGDTEQILQLPQEAEALKQLLELSASRLSYQGASPVVCQVQTLLEPDAKTLLKALETGYFNVFFYAGHGVPAPDGGMLFLRQGGNLTGTELAQGLAHNGIRLAVFNTCWGAQPDLQQQEVIPRSSLAEVLLHHGVPAVLAMRDSIADEEALSFIQVLARGLAERQPVAQAVALARQHLLTAYRFNHPAWTLPVLYQHPQFEGHLLREAALAVTQLPGQDLRMTQSVVLRCLATPTRLWRLYDGYLRVGRLPDNDLVILEPWVSGQHAEIFCRTQFENGTQETHYYLRDRSRYGSYYFDNHGWHHVHRAEVPLALGTAIRFGSPEGELMEFTLEGSPKSSPPC encoded by the coding sequence ATGCCGTCATTCGATGACCTTACCCTGTGCCTTGCCATTGATCGCCTCACCCAGGCCGACTCCACCCACTACGCCATTTGGGTATTAGAGAGTCCGTTTCCGGGCGGCTATGCCCACCACGATCGCCTCTGGGATAGCCAAATGGCCCAAATCTGGGAGAGCTGGCAGCAGTTTTTTTCGCTGCGGGGGCTTCCCCAGGTGCCCCACGTGCCCTCGGCCTACGTGCCCCAGTTTCATCTCGACGATCTGCTCGACCGGGTAGCTCCGGCGGCGGAAGCCGGCGGCTACACTGGGCGGCTGATGCAGGGGCTGGGAGTCAGCCTGTGGGAATGGCTGTTTGACGGCCCCATTCGTCAGACCTTAGAGCGCAGTCTGGGCATGGCGATCGGTCAAAATCGCCCGCTCAAGCTGCGGTTAGAGGTGCGCCCGCCTGAGCTAATTAGCCTGCCTTGGGAAATTATGCAGCCCCAACCCGGCTGTCCGGCGCTGTCGCTGGGCCCCCAGGTGTTGTTTAGCCGCACTGCCAGCACCGTTGAGCCGCTGCCTGAGGCGGAGCTCGACATCTCGCTGCGAATTCTGCTGGTGCTGGGTCAAGACGACCCCGGCATCACCGCTGGAGACACCGAGCAGATTTTACAACTGCCCCAAGAAGCGGAGGCCCTGAAGCAGCTGCTGGAGCTGAGCGCCTCTCGCCTGAGCTACCAGGGGGCGAGCCCCGTAGTTTGCCAGGTGCAAACCCTGCTAGAACCCGATGCCAAAACCCTGCTCAAGGCTTTAGAGACCGGCTACTTTAACGTGTTCTTCTATGCGGGTCACGGGGTGCCCGCCCCCGACGGTGGGATGCTGTTTCTGCGCCAGGGGGGCAACCTTACCGGCACGGAGCTGGCCCAGGGGCTAGCTCACAACGGCATTCGGCTGGCGGTGTTTAATACCTGCTGGGGGGCCCAGCCCGACCTGCAACAGCAGGAGGTCATCCCCCGCAGCAGCTTGGCGGAGGTGCTGCTGCACCACGGGGTGCCGGCGGTGTTGGCCATGCGCGACTCCATTGCCGACGAGGAGGCGCTGAGTTTTATTCAGGTGCTGGCTCGGGGACTGGCCGAACGGCAGCCGGTCGCTCAGGCGGTGGCCCTAGCCCGCCAACATCTGCTGACGGCCTACCGCTTTAACCACCCAGCCTGGACGCTGCCGGTGCTATACCAGCACCCTCAGTTTGAAGGGCATCTGCTGCGCGAGGCGGCCCTGGCTGTAACCCAGCTGCCGGGACAAGACCTGCGCATGACCCAATCGGTAGTGCTGCGCTGCCTGGCTACTCCAACTCGGCTGTGGCGCCTCTACGATGGCTACCTACGGGTAGGGCGACTGCCCGACAACGACTTGGTCATCTTAGAACCCTGGGTCTCAGGGCAGCACGCCGAAATTTTCTGTCGCACCCAGTTTGAGAACGGCACGCAGGAGACCCACTACTACTTGCGCGATCGCTCCCGCTATGGGTCGTACTACTTTGACAACCATGGCTGGCACCACGTCCACCGGGCCGAGGTGCCCCTCGCCCTGGGCACGGCCATTCGGTTTGGTAGTCCGGAAGGCGAACTGATGGAATTTACCCTTGAGGGTAGCCCCAAATCATCCCCGCCCTGCTAG